Proteins from one Procambarus clarkii isolate CNS0578487 chromosome 8, FALCON_Pclarkii_2.0, whole genome shotgun sequence genomic window:
- the LOC138361141 gene encoding germ cell nuclear acidic protein-like — translation MDSGDSQVCGVIEDDSQVSGVIDDDSQVCGVIEDDSQVCGVIEDDSQVSGVIDDDSQVCGVIEDDSQVCGVIDDDSQVCGVIEDDSQVCGVIEDDSQVCGVIEDDSQVSGVIDGDSQVSGVIEDDSQVCGVIEDDSQVSGVIDDDSQVCGVIEDDSQVCGVIEDDSQVCGVIDDDSQVCGVIDDDSQVCGVIEDDSQVSGVIDDDSQVCGVIEDDSQVCGVIDDDSQVCGVIEDDSQVCGVIEDDSQVCGVIEDDSQVCGVIEDDSQVCGVIEDDSQVSGVIDGGITK, via the exons atggacag TGGtgatagccaggtgtgtggtgttatagAGGATGATAGCCAGGTGTCTGGTGTTATAGATGAtgatagccaggtgtgtggtgttatagAGGAtgatagccaggtgtgtggtgttatagAGGATGATAGCCAGGTGTCTGGTGTTATAGATGAtgatagccaggtgtgtggtgttatagAGGAtgatagccaggtgtgtggtgttatagATGAtgatagccaggtgtgtggtgttatagAGGAtgatagccaggtgtgtggtgttatagAGGAtgatagccaggtgtgtggtgttatagAGGATGATAGCCAGGTGTCTGGTGTTATAGATGGTGATAGCCAGGTGTCTGGTGTTATAGAGGAtgatagccaggtgtgtggtgttatagAGGATGATAGCCAGGTGTCTGGTGTTATAGATGAtgatagccaggtgtgtggtgttatagAGGAtgatagccaggtgtgtggtgttatagAGGAtgatagccaggtgtgtggtgttatagATGAtgatagccaggtgtgtggtgttatagATGAtgatagccaggtgtgtggtgttatagAGGATGATAGCCAGGTGTCTGGTGTTATAGATGAtgatagccaggtgtgtggtgttatagAGGAtgatagccaggtgtgtggtgttatagATGAtgatagccaggtgtgtggtgttatagAGGAtgatagccaggtgtgtggtgttatagAGGAtgatagccaggtgtgtggtgttatagAGGAtgatagccaggtgtgtggtgttatagAGGAtgatagccaggtgtgtggtgttatagAGGATGATAGCCAGGTGTCTGGTGTTATAGATGGTGGAATAACAAAATAA